The window AGCCACACCCGATACCATCATCACGCTGACGACCGGAAAGAAACTGGTCGTTCGCGAACAGGTAACCGAAGTTGTCGAACTGGTGAAAGTGTACATGCGCAATATCGGGTCCGTTCGCCTAGCGATCAAGACTGAAAATTCGGAG is drawn from Bacilli bacterium and contains these coding sequences:
- a CDS encoding flagellar FlbD family protein produces the protein MIALTRLNGTQVTVNALLIETIEATPDTIITLTTGKKLVVREQVTEVVELVKVYMRNIGSVRLAIKTENSEGS